The following is a genomic window from Acidimicrobiales bacterium.
GTCTCGGGCCGGCGGGCCAGCTCGTCGAGCGAGGTGCTGTCGATCGATATCGGAAAAGCTCCGGCTCGAAGCCGCCTGCCGGCGACCTCGATGACGGATCCTCGCGTCGTGACATCGGCATGGCCCCTGGCCGCGCGCAAGAAGTTGGCCGCGTCGTCACGGCGTTGGAACCCGAGAAGGTCTGCGCCGAGCAGGCCCTGGATCACCTGTGTCCGCCAAGGTAAGCGCGAGTAGATCTCGTATCCCGGAAACGGAATGTGGTTGAACCAGCCGATCCTCAGATCCGGCCTCTTGCGCCGAAGCATCGCCGGGACCAGCTGCAACTGGTAGTCCTGGACCCACACCGTCGCTCCTCTGTCACACGATGCCGCCGTGACGTCCGCGAAACGATGGTTGACCTTCACGTAGGCGTCCCACCAACGACGCTCGAAGAACGGCCGGCCGGTGACGTCGTGGTAGAGGGGCCAAAGAGTGGCGTTCGAGAACCCCTCGTAATAATCCGCCACCTCCGCCGAACTCAGCGGGACGGGGACGAGATCGAATCCCTCGATCGAGAAGGGTGCAAGCTCCTCACCCGCAGAGCCGGACCATCCGACCCACTTGCCGCCGCTCCCCTTCAATATCGGGGCCAGCGCCGTGACCAACCCTCCGGGACTCGGGCGCCAGTCGTCCTCGAACGCAGCGTCGTCGCCCGGAAGGGGACCGTTCGCGTGCTCGACCGGTAGGCGGTTGGCCACGACTACCAGAGAACTTCGCCTACCCACCATGAGGCCAACTTAGCGGTGAAGGCAACACCCTCCCCGCAACCGAGCCGAGCCCGATCCGGACTCCGCCAGCACCCGGAGCCCACCCTGAGATCACAACCTCGTCGCCGTCTTCGAGAAAGGTGCGCTCGCGCCCGTCGCTGATCGCAAATGGCTTCGCCCCACCTCGGCTGAGTTCCAGCAGCGACCCGACCTGATCCAGCCGCGGTCCGCTCACCGTTCCGGACCCGAGCAGGTCGCCGGTCCTCACGTGTGCGCCGTTGCTCGTGAGATGGGCGAGTTGCTGTGCGCAGGTCCAGTACATCGCGGAGAAGGGAGGTGTCGAGACGATCTCGTCATTGATGCGGACTTCGAGCGAGATGTCGAAACCCCAGGGTTCTTCGGCGTCGCGAAGATGAGGCAGAGGTGTCGGCGACCGCCGTGGGGGAGGCACGCGTGCTGCATCGAGCGCCGACAACGGCACGACCCATGGGGAAACCGATGTGAGGAAGGACTTTCCGAGCAGCGGTCCGAGAGGCACGTACTCGAACGATTGGATGTCGCGTGCAGACCAGTCGTTGAGCAGCAAGACACCGAACACGTGCTCGGGGAACGCTCCCACGGACACCGGGATACCCGGGCTGCTCGCCATGCCGACGACGAAACCGACCTCCGCCTCAAAGTCGAGTTTCTCGGTGGGCCGGAAGACAGGAGTGCCGTCTGCCGACGCGAGCTGTCCGCTAGGTCGGGTGACCGGCGTTCCTGACACTGAAACCGTTCCCGACCGGCCGTGGTAGCCGATCGGCAGGTGCTTCCACTGCGGTGGCAGGGGCTCCGCACCTGGACGGAATATCCGCCCCACGTTCGCCGCGTGGTGCTCTGAAGCGTAGAAGTCGACGTAGTCCGCAACAGTGAACGGCAGGTGCATCTCGACGCCTTCGATCGGTCGAAGATGCGGTTCCACCACCGCCCTGTAAGCCGAATCACGCAACCACGACGTGATCGCTTCCCGGGTCGCGCTCCAGGTCGGCGGTCCAGCCGCCATGAGGGCGTCCAGTGACGATGCTCCATGGAGCACATCGGCAAGCGGCGAACCCACTGCGACGGCTGTTGCTCCCGCGTCGAGCACCTGGTCGCCGATCGCCACGCCCACCCGGTGGTCCGTCGAGCCGTCGCTGAACACGCAATACGGAAGGTTCTCCAGGGGAAACGGTGAGCCTTCCGGAACCGGGACCCAACACCTGCTCGCCTGCACGACCCGGATGGTATGGCGCCGACGGCTATCCCGTGGACATCGCCCCGGCCAGCTCGGCGGACATCGCCGGCCCGAGGAAGTTGGAGTAGACGGCGGTGATGTGATTGTCGTCGCGCCAGACCTCGAGGTTCCCGACGATGTCGGCGCACTGCCCGTTGGCGCAGAACCACGGCTCGGTCCGCACGTAAGAGGCACCCGCTTGCACGGCGGCCTGTCTTTCCAGAGTCTCACCCGCTTCGTTGTAGCCCGCGTCCTCGGACACCTGACACTTCTGTGCCGAGCTCAGGTTCTCCGAAAGGCACGACGGCACGATGAACTGAGGCTTCGGGACCGGGCCGATCACGAGAACCTTCGGGCCGAGCTTGATGATTGACGAGATCATCTCGCTCAGCCCCTGCAGCCAGGTCTGCTGGTACGGAACGAACCCGTACTCGGCAATGTAATGGCGCGCCATCGCCAGGACGACAAGAGCGGGATGCACCTGAGCTATGCGGGTCAGGACGTTCTGCCGCCACGTCTCGCATTCCGTGAACGTCCGGCCGAGCTCGGGACTCCAGATCGGAGCGTCGATGGGCGGGCAGGTGGCCTTGGTCCAGTTGTAGAGCTTCCAGCCGTTCCGGTTGGCGGCGTAGTCGAGGGCGGGGAACCACATCGCTGCGTGAGAGTCGCCGAAGAGGACAATGCTCGTCGTCGACGTTTCGTCGCCGAAGGCGCAGTTGCGCACACTGCTGTCCAAGTAGCTGTCCATGCAACCGTCAACGAACACGACAGGGTCGTCCAGGTGCGCCTTCGAGACCGACGGGTCCAGGTTTGCCGGCACTTGCGTGGTATTCAGGGAAGCGGCGACCTGCGACTGCACCTGCGCGTTGATGGCGTTGATCGCCGCTTGGTGAGGGTCGACGTTGACCGTATGGCTGTGGACTACCGGCGACGGCTGGTGGATCACGGCGACCGGTGCCCGACCGTGCCCGGCGAGCGATGGGAGGGTCGCCGCTATGACAGCGCAGGCAACGGCTCCGCCGGCGCTGAGGGTCCCCCCAGCCAGAAGGCTCCTCCGCGCCATCGCCGACAACCAGGCGGAGGCCCGGGCCGGATTCTCCACGACGACAAAAGAGACGAGCGCTACCAGTCCGCTGATCAACGCGACCAGAAGATTCTGCCCCAGGTTCAGCGGATGGCCGAGCGCATCAGGAGCCAGGACGAGAAACGGCCAGTGCCACAGGTACCACGAGTACGAGATTCGCCCGACGAGCCGAGGGCCTGGCCTGCCGAGAACTAGCCCGGGTCCGAGGGCTGCCGTCCCTCCGGCGATGGCCGCCGCTGTCCCGAGCACCGGGGCGAGAGCAGCGACGCCCGGGAACGGCGTCGACGGTCCGATGAGGAAGAAAGACCCCGTGATGGCGGCCAGGCCGCCCCATCCAAGGACCACAGCGGCGCGTGG
Proteins encoded in this region:
- a CDS encoding trehalose-6-phosphate synthase; the encoded protein is MVGRRSSLVVVANRLPVEHANGPLPGDDAAFEDDWRPSPGGLVTALAPILKGSGGKWVGWSGSAGEELAPFSIEGFDLVPVPLSSAEVADYYEGFSNATLWPLYHDVTGRPFFERRWWDAYVKVNHRFADVTAASCDRGATVWVQDYQLQLVPAMLRRKRPDLRIGWFNHIPFPGYEIYSRLPWRTQVIQGLLGADLLGFQRRDDAANFLRAARGHADVTTRGSVIEVAGRRLRAGAFPISIDSTSLDELARRPETAARARELRASLGNPDVLLLGVDRLDYTKGILHRLRAFGELLDEGHLRPPRATLVQVATPSRERVEEYRHLRDEVEGIVGRINGDHGHVGQPAIHYLHQSFPREEMAALYLAADVMLVTPLRDGMNLVAKEYVACRHDERGGLVLSEFTGAADELRQSYLVNPWDIDGTKQAILRATTHARAEAARRMRAMRRRVFEDDVHHWAAAFLGALDMAAEGRR
- the fahA gene encoding fumarylacetoacetase, translating into MQASRCWVPVPEGSPFPLENLPYCVFSDGSTDHRVGVAIGDQVLDAGATAVAVGSPLADVLHGASSLDALMAAGPPTWSATREAITSWLRDSAYRAVVEPHLRPIEGVEMHLPFTVADYVDFYASEHHAANVGRIFRPGAEPLPPQWKHLPIGYHGRSGTVSVSGTPVTRPSGQLASADGTPVFRPTEKLDFEAEVGFVVGMASSPGIPVSVGAFPEHVFGVLLLNDWSARDIQSFEYVPLGPLLGKSFLTSVSPWVVPLSALDAARVPPPRRSPTPLPHLRDAEEPWGFDISLEVRINDEIVSTPPFSAMYWTCAQQLAHLTSNGAHVRTGDLLGSGTVSGPRLDQVGSLLELSRGGAKPFAISDGRERTFLEDGDEVVISGWAPGAGGVRIGLGSVAGRVLPSPLSWPHGG
- a CDS encoding acyltransferase family protein — protein: MHYQSVPRAPRRARPSFRPDIEGLRAVAVLGVVLYHAHVGILHGGYVGVDVFFVVSGYLITGLLWGELRRTRRVSLASFYARRARRLLPASILVVVVTIVASRIWLPPLELHNVARDGIACALYFGNYRFAAQQTDYLNATAAPSPFQHYWSLGVEEQFYLLWPLLLIVGSLVWRRRRTTRGELQGPDVWSAMAVLAVVTAGSFALSLWLTHVNQPWAFFSLPTRAWELGAGGLLALASPLVENLNPRAAVVLGWGGLAAITGSFFLIGPSTPFPGVAALAPVLGTAAAIAGGTAALGPGLVLGRPGPRLVGRISYSWYLWHWPFLVLAPDALGHPLNLGQNLLVALISGLVALVSFVVVENPARASAWLSAMARRSLLAGGTLSAGGAVACAVIAATLPSLAGHGRAPVAVIHQPSPVVHSHTVNVDPHQAAINAINAQVQSQVAASLNTTQVPANLDPSVSKAHLDDPVVFVDGCMDSYLDSSVRNCAFGDETSTTSIVLFGDSHAAMWFPALDYAANRNGWKLYNWTKATCPPIDAPIWSPELGRTFTECETWRQNVLTRIAQVHPALVVLAMARHYIAEYGFVPYQQTWLQGLSEMISSIIKLGPKVLVIGPVPKPQFIVPSCLSENLSSAQKCQVSEDAGYNEAGETLERQAAVQAGASYVRTEPWFCANGQCADIVGNLEVWRDDNHITAVYSNFLGPAMSAELAGAMSTG